A window of Stutzerimonas stutzeri genomic DNA:
CTCAAGCACAGCGCCAATGCCGGCGAAGCGCTGAGCGCCCTGCTGCGCGGTGGCAAACCCGGCCAGCTACCGGCCGAACAGGCCATCGGCCGCGCCTTTCGTGATCTGCAGGCGCACCAGGTGGCGCTGCTGGCGGCCAGCCGCGCGGCCGTCCACGCAATGTTCGAGCAGCTGGCACCGGAACAACTGGTGCTGCGTTTCGAACGTGAAGGCCGCAAGCCGCTGATCGCTACCGCCGGCAGTCGCTGGCGCGCCTATCGCCGTTTGCATCACAGCCTCGGCCAGGACGCCGACTGGAGCGAACGGCTGTTCGCCCGCGATTTCGCCAAAACCTATGAGGAGCAGGTGCGCCTGATTGCCACCCTCGATCCCACCCATCAAGGATGATCCCATGCCTCGTCGCATCACCCTGGCCATGCTGGCCTCGCTGTTCATGCTGGGCGGCTGCTCGGCGCTATCGCCCTACTCCAAGCTGACCAAGCTGGATCTCGAGCTGCACGGCAGCGACCGCCTCAACCCCGACCTCAACGGTCGGCCCTCGCCGATCGTGCTACGCCTGCTGGAGCTCAAGCATCCGGTGGCGTTCGAGAACGGCGACTTCTTCGCCCTCTACCAACGCCCCAAGGAAGCCCTGGCGCCGGACCTGGTGACCTCCGAGGAGCTGGAACTGCGCCCCGGCGAAAGCCGTGAGCTGAAGCTTTCAGTGCAGGAAGGCAGCCGTTACGTCGGTGTGCTGGCCGCCTACCGCGACCTGCCGGAAGCCAGCTGGCGCTACGTCATCGCCCTGCCGCCGCTGGAGCGCACCCACGTCGCCCTGAGCCTGGATGAACGCGGCATTACCCTGTTCGATCCGCTTGCCGAAGAAGGAAAGTAAGCATGAGCCTGCAAAAAGTTGTCTGGCAGGAAGGCATGCTGCTGCGCCCGCAGCACTTCCAGCAAAGCGATCGCTATTACGACCACCAACTCAAGGCGCGCACCCAGAAGCTGGGCAACTACGCCTGGGGTTTCTTCAGCCTGGAGATCGATCGCCAGTTCCTCAACATGGGCAAGCTGGTGCTCAGCCAGGCCAGCGGCATTCTGCCGGACGGCACACTGTTCGAGCTGGGCAGCGAGCGCGAACCGCTGGCGCTGGATATCCCGCCGAATACTGGCAGCACGCCTGTCTATCTCGCGTTACCGCTGGTCACCGGCAA
This region includes:
- the tssJ gene encoding type VI secretion system lipoprotein TssJ, whose amino-acid sequence is MPRRITLAMLASLFMLGGCSALSPYSKLTKLDLELHGSDRLNPDLNGRPSPIVLRLLELKHPVAFENGDFFALYQRPKEALAPDLVTSEELELRPGESRELKLSVQEGSRYVGVLAAYRDLPEASWRYVIALPPLERTHVALSLDERGITLFDPLAEEGK